The Macellibacteroides fermentans genome includes the window ATGTCGGCATTAGGATTCTATCAGGTAAATCCTTCTAATGGTGTATTTGTATTTGGTAGTCCGTTGTTCGACAAAGCCTCGGTTACACTACTCGGTGGAAAACGTTTCGAAGTGGTAACAGAAAACAATTCGAAAGAAAATATCTATATTCAATCGGTAACTTTGAACGGCAAACCATATGAAAAATCCTATATTCTTTATCAGGATATAATGAATGGTGGTACACTCAAATTTGTAATGGGTAACCAGCCTAACAAAGAATTTGGTAAAGATGTAGCAAACCGTCCGGTTACAGCTATCTAATTTTATTTAACTCAAACGCATAACAGTATGAATAGTAATTTCGTAAAAAAAGGTTGGAATTTGCTGCTGGCAACGATACTGCTAACGGGATGTCAGACTAACGGAATTGGTAATTACTCGGAAGAGTTATCCAAAGAGCCGGTCGACTTTGTAAATCCCTATATGGGAAATATAAGTCACCTGCTGGTGCCTACCTATCCAACGGTACATTTACCTAACAGTATGTTGCGTGTGTACCCGGAACGGGGTGATTTTACAGGCGACCGTTTATATGGCTTACCTCTTATCGTTACCAGTCACCGGGGTAATTCTGCATTTAACCTGAGTCCTTTTCAAGGGAATCCGGAAGAAATGAAACAGGTTATCAGCTATAGTTACGATCAGGAAAAGATTGATCCTTATCGTTATCGTGTATTCTTGGATGAAGTGAACATGGATGTGGATTTTGCCCCGTCATTTCAATCTGCCTTGTATTCAATCACTTTTGGAAACAAAGCTCCAAATTACCTTATCTTCAATACGCGTAATGGAGAGTTGATTGCTGAGGGTAATAGTGTGAGTGGTTTTCAATACGTAGATCAGAAGACGAGGATTTACATATATGCTGAAACAAACCGTTTCCCGGAAAAGACAGGTACGCTTATAGCTGATAGTTTAACGTTCGGTCAGACAAAGGCCGTTGGACGCAATGCTGCTTTAGTATTGGCTTACGGTGAAAAAGAGCAAAATATAGGTCTTCGATATGGTATTTCATTTATAAGTACTGAGCAGGCTAAAAAGAACCTTCAAAGAGAAATTACTGCTTACGATGTAGATGTGGTAGCTAAAGCTGGTCGCAATGAATGGAACAAATCATTGAGCAAGATCAAAGTGTCCGGTGGAACAGACGATGAAAAAACGATTTTTTATACGTCTTTGTACCGTACCTATGAACGAATGATTTGCATTTCAGAAGATGGAAAGTATTACAGTGCTACAGATGGTCAGATTCATGAGGATGGAGGGATGCCTTTCTATACTGATGATTGGATTTGGGATACATACCGGGCCACACATCCATTACGTGTGCTGATTGAACCCCAGAAAGAACTGGCCATGGTGTCCTCTTATATACGGATGGCACAGCAGTCTCCCGAAGGATGGATGCCTACTTTTCCTGAAGTAACCGGCGATAGTCACCGTATGAATGGAAACCATGCGGTTGCCGTAATTTGGGATGCATATTGTAAAGGTCTGACCGGTTTTGATTTATTAGCTGCTTATGAGGCATGCAAGAGCGCTATAATGGAGGAGACACTTGCTCCATGGGTTCGTGCTAAAGCGAGTGAATTGGATGATTTCTATAAAAAGGAGGGATATTTTCCTGCTTTGCATCCGGGTGAGCCTGAGACTAGCAAATCTGTACATCCTTTTGAAAATCGCCAGGTTATTGCTGTTACCCTGGGTGCAAGCTACGACGACTGGTGTCTGTCACAAATTGCCAAAGCATTAGGAAAGACGGACGATTACAATTATTTTCTGAAAAGATCCTATAACTATCGGAATGTGTTTAATAAAGAAACATCCTTTTTCCATCCTAAAGATAAAAATGGGAAGTTTATTATGCCTTTCGATTATGTATTTTCGGGCGGTCAGGGTGCACGCGCGTATTATGGCGAAAATAATGCATGGGTATATCGTTGGGATGTACAGCATAATGTTGGCGACTTGGTAACTTTGATGGGGGGACAAGAGAATTTCGTTCAGAATCTGGATCAGATGTTTAATGAACCTCTTGGCAAAAGTAAATTTGAGTTTTACCGTGTTTTGCCTGATCATACCGGAAATGTAGGTCAATTCTCTATGGCTAATGAACCTAGTCTTCATATTCCTTATCTGTATAACTATGCCGGACAGCCTTGGAAAACTCAAAAGCGAATCCGTAAATTGATTCAGGAATGGTTCCGGAACGACCTGATGGGAGTGCCAGGAGATGAAGATGGTGGTGGTATGTCGGCATTTGTAGCCTTTTCGCAGATGGGATTCTATCCAGTTACCCCGGGTTCTCCTACCTATAATATTGGAAGTCCGGTTTTCACGAATGTAATTTTGGATTTAGGTAATGGGCATACTTTCGAGATAAAGGCGGAAAATTGTTCGGATGATAATAAGTATATTCAGTCGGCCATGCTGAATGGGAAACCATTAAATCAACCTTGGTTCAATCATAAAGATATTGCCAATGGTGGTGTATTGGAATTAAAAATGGGAGATAAAGCAAATAAAGAATGGGGTGCTAAATTACCACCTCCTTCTGCCGAAAAGATAAACTAACATTTATATTCCTTTCATTTTATCCCCCGTATCTAATAGATATGGGGGATTTTGTTGTTCGCCCAGCACGAACGTATTCTAACGGGTGTAAGTCCCCAACGCGCCCTAACAGCGGGAAGCGTCCAGCCAACGACAAGGGTGTTCATCGCGAGGTGTAATCTGAAGGAAGTCTTCGGCAAAGATCTGGCCTGACGAACAGAAACTTGATACCAAGGCTCACGAGTGTGGATTAGTTTGCAATACAAAACAAAGTCCGATAGCTGTTCGGAACACTTGGAGTAAATCAAGCAGGTATAAGATTGAAAGAATACGTCCATAACTGGGGAGATCTCACGGGCGAGGTCATCCGAGCAGTAACAACGAACCGTGAGAAGTCAGCAGAGGTCATAGTAACCGGGAAGGGAAAAAAAACATCGACAACCTGGTGAAGGACTGAACTTTAATTAAACTGGAATTATTACATTATTACCAAATGGAAGAAACAATGCAGCAAACAACAGAATCTGTTGGCTGCCATCAGATGAATAGGACGGAATCCGAAGGGTATGATGGAGCGCAGACTTTAATGAGGATAATAGGTGAGAACCTAGTGGAAGTGCAGACAGGCACAACCAATTTGTTGGAACTTATCCTGAGTCCCGAAAACTTAAATCGATCTTATCGGCAAGTAATAGGGAATGACGGATCCGGAGGTGTCGATAAGATGGGAACGAGCGAACTGTTGCCATACCTGAACCTCCACAAAGACGAATTGATAGAGCAACTACAAAAGGGTAAGTACCGGCCCAATCCGGTCCGTCGTGTCGATATCCCCAAGGACAACGGCAAGGCACGTCAACTCGGTATCCCTACGGTTGTTGACCGGTTCATCCAACAGGCTATAAGCCAAGTGTTGATACCGATATACGAACGAGAGTTCAATGATAACAGTTTTGGCTTCCGCCCAAACCGCAGCGCCCACGATGCGCTGAAGCGGGTACAGGAGTATGCTGACAATGGGTATCATTACTGCATAAACCTAGACTTGGAGCGATTCTTCGATACAGTAAACCATAGCAAGCTTATAGAGGTGTTGTCACGTACAATCAAGGATGGACGGGTAATTTCACTTATCCATCACTATCTCAAAGCGGGCGTAATGGTTGCTCATAAGTATGAATCAACCGAGGAGGGGGTTCCTCAAGGGGGTCCGTTAAGCCCGATTCTAAGCAATATCTTGCTGAATGAGCTTGATAAAGAGTTATCTCGCCGAGGTCATCCATTTGTCCGCTACGCAGACGACTGTCTGATTTTGGTTAAAAGCAAGCGTGCCACAGAGCGAGTACGAGACAGTATATCCACCTATTTAGAGAAGAAACTCTTCCTTAAAGTGAATATGGAAAAGACCATCATTAGAGATGTTCGAGGCATGAAATACCTTGGCTACTCATTCTACTGAAGGTCCAAAGGCAAGTGCGGTCTACGCACCCACCGTACAAGTCAAGATAAGTTCAAACGCACGCTCAAACAAATAACCAAACGAAACAATGGAAAAGGTTATGCATGGCTAAAGCAACGATTGTCACAATACGTACGAGGCTGGCTAACTTACTACAGTTTAGCAGACATGAACCAATTTATCCAAAAGACGGATGGTTGGTATCGTCGCAGGCTAAGGACGTATATATGGAAGAGTTGGAAGAAAATCAGCACCAAATCACATAATCTCCAGAAATGTGGTATAAACAAACATCAGGCTTGGCAATGGGCTAATACCCGTAAAGGATACTGGCACATAGCCAACAGCTGGGTGCTGCATCGGGCAATTACAGATGAGAGTCTTGACCGAGCAGGTTATCCACAAATAATGAGATTATATCGCCGTCTGCATCGTAATTAAAGAACCGCCGTATGCCGAACGGCATGTACGGTGGTGGGAGAGGTCGGAAAACAAAAGAAGGAAGAAAACTACTTTTGTTTTCCTCCTACTCGATTGTAATATAAATTATTTATTTACTTTTGTTTTCTCTTAAATACTTATGTTTGCTCACTTATGGATATCCATCGAACAAAGGCTTATGTGCGTTTGCATAGCAGAAAAAACCAAAAAGGGAAGATTCTGCCAGTATATACTAATAAAGATGTACACGTATGTGCTAATTGCAGCGTAGTTTATGAAGGATTGTTTTGTAATAACTGTGGCCAAAGTTGCCACACAGAGAAGTTTACCTATAAATCTG containing:
- a CDS encoding GH92 family glycosyl hydrolase → MNSNFVKKGWNLLLATILLTGCQTNGIGNYSEELSKEPVDFVNPYMGNISHLLVPTYPTVHLPNSMLRVYPERGDFTGDRLYGLPLIVTSHRGNSAFNLSPFQGNPEEMKQVISYSYDQEKIDPYRYRVFLDEVNMDVDFAPSFQSALYSITFGNKAPNYLIFNTRNGELIAEGNSVSGFQYVDQKTRIYIYAETNRFPEKTGTLIADSLTFGQTKAVGRNAALVLAYGEKEQNIGLRYGISFISTEQAKKNLQREITAYDVDVVAKAGRNEWNKSLSKIKVSGGTDDEKTIFYTSLYRTYERMICISEDGKYYSATDGQIHEDGGMPFYTDDWIWDTYRATHPLRVLIEPQKELAMVSSYIRMAQQSPEGWMPTFPEVTGDSHRMNGNHAVAVIWDAYCKGLTGFDLLAAYEACKSAIMEETLAPWVRAKASELDDFYKKEGYFPALHPGEPETSKSVHPFENRQVIAVTLGASYDDWCLSQIAKALGKTDDYNYFLKRSYNYRNVFNKETSFFHPKDKNGKFIMPFDYVFSGGQGARAYYGENNAWVYRWDVQHNVGDLVTLMGGQENFVQNLDQMFNEPLGKSKFEFYRVLPDHTGNVGQFSMANEPSLHIPYLYNYAGQPWKTQKRIRKLIQEWFRNDLMGVPGDEDGGGMSAFVAFSQMGFYPVTPGSPTYNIGSPVFTNVILDLGNGHTFEIKAENCSDDNKYIQSAMLNGKPLNQPWFNHKDIANGGVLELKMGDKANKEWGAKLPPPSAEKIN